ACTATAATTCTGAAACAAATACACACACTGACCGTTTAATCGAACCACAAGGAAAACGTACCATTGAATGTATTTGatataaatacaataattaatatacaatGAATAATTTTCGTTGATATTACTTGCAACGTATAGTTCTCACGTTACAGCATAACAATAATATACATTACCAATTATCTCGTCTTACCGTCTATTCAATTTACGTATTTATATGTTTACGACTTATTCAGTAGGATAATTGATAAATACATGTATATTTATGTAGCTGAAAAAGAATAGAAGGTAACCTCAGCGAAGAAATTATGTTTAATTCTTCACAAAGATCGGGTTCCAATAAATAtgatttttaaaagaaaatagtGAAACATTTCATGTATCGAGTAAGAATTAAATATTGTCAGAAGTAGAGCTCGATTTCATGTTACGACGCGAATTGACATCTACTTGTTTAACTGGACATCAATAAAGATTCCATCGATATTTAGGTACTCTCGCCTAAACTTACCAGTCTCACTTACGAATTAATCTACAGTTTCAGCTTTATGTATGACAATGaagatttaataaataatttcatcgGTTTAATTTGATTTTGAATTCTTATCAGGGTTTCTCAATTTTTCGACATCTTGTCAAACTTGAATCTCGATTCCTCGTATCGTTGAGTCACGTATCCGGTTAACACTATGaatcgatatacatacataacagGCTGATATTTTAGGTACGGAATTTGCAACAAAAGTTCTTTCCGAATTGTttgatatttatttgttttcattattatCACTTTACACAATGATTATTAGAAATAATATAGTAAGGTACAGGAATATATATAGAAAAGTGTATAattcatttataaaattttattgcatatttacaTCGCAGTAATTTTTgcacgaatgcataaaaaattTTATGCGATTGCTACAGCGATAGTACTTATAATTGAGCAACATAATATGGTGGTTTATGtcacgtatatatatatgtatataacaaaAGTAATTCGATACGTTGAATAGCGTTATGCGGTAAATGTAAATTACTTTGATAAAACAACGCTATACCGTTTAAAAAGTTACAAATCAGTACAGTCAGACGATTTCAATCAAACACTTGATTCAATGTTTGTTTTTCGTTTTAGATctgaaaattgtgtttcaacTGTTTGCTTAGTCTGTTTGCATTTGTTTCGAGTCTTTTGATACGAGGTACATGTacgaattttaatataattatcgTATAGCTGTTTAGCAATAAACGAAGGAATTATATGTACAATGTTTAGAACTCATCTAAAACTTACAAACTGTTAACAATTCAATAATAAATCATAGCCAAGATTTCATGTCTTTTACCAGTCCCATAAAGATGAATggtaaaaatgttcaataaatTATCATTCCATATTGCTAGTTAATGTCGCGTGTATCTGGTTCTACGATATTCTACAGTAAACAATATTTGTCTTTACAAAACTGAAAGATTTACATATATCATTCGCATAATGTATATACATTACTTAGTTACGAAAGTAAATAGATaaaagatatacatataaatattgctCGTTAAGTGTGGCgtataaataatttatgaaaaattatacAAACTTAAATTATTGAAACGTACAGGTTCCAACcatataaattgtgaaaatttcTATGGAAAATTTGTACTAGTACCTTATGCATTTAGAAATATTACTAATGGCGAAATACTCTGCCACCCGTTATTCAAAGACGTTTCTCTGAACCAAACGAATTTTTGGATTTGTTTAATTTCGTCTGACCGAAGGAATGATATCActtgtttttttaatatacaatatatatgtatatgtacacatatatattaagtatattaaacatataatatatatgtatattattcagTCATTTATTTCCTATTTGTTTTCAGCCTGTGGCTAGACATTAGACGTCATTGCGATTTCATTGATACAAGTTTACGTGCACGTGCTCGAGCTTCTGTGCGAATATTCGTATACTCGAACCAGAGAATATTAGGAATTAATGTTGTATCACGTATCAGTAGGTACTCTGATATCCGCCTAAAATTACATTATGATATTATAGTCTTTGTATcgtaaattgtataaaattttcattatcgACATTGTTACATACCATGAAACAATATAAGGAAAAATTGGTATAAATACTACATGCATTATTAGAAACCATATTACGCCCAATATGATTCCTATGAGTGTACCATATAGAACTTGAGAAATAGAATGGTATAATAAATAAACCCTACTGTATGTCACTAAAAGAGAAACAATTATACAGGCAGCTATAGTAGCAATTCTCCAGAATCTTTCCGAGACGCTGCTATTATTGTTATGATGCAGCCTGAAAATAGGAAAACATTAAGGAATAGTTTTTCTGAATATTCATTAGAGAAAAATGTGAATTACCTGACGCATATAAAAAGTATTGTATACGCAGCAAAAAACCACATAAACTGTGCGTGCATCGACGGCATACCATATTCAACGAAAACACTATCGCGTCTCATCGGTCTTGCTTCGCGAATTGTATGTTTCAATACAAAATTGATGAAGTCATTTATTATAATACCGCTAAAAAATGTGATCTACAAACACAAAAGTAGCAATGTTATTTCACTTGTAAATCATCAGGATTATAAGATTCTTACTCACCGTTTGCAAGTCTCTTCTAAATAAGATCAATGTTATAAAACCAGCTATAATAGCAAACGGTGCTAAACTTATTAGAGCTAAGAATTTTCCGAATAGGTCACCTGAAAACATAATAATTACATTAGAGAAAGTGAGTGAAAAGTTAGACAAAAAGTACACAACATTGTTCCAACAACTATAACATTCGTCAACAGTTGAATATTTATAGCTGCATCTTTCCAACAAGTGTCTTTTcaactatattataaattgttcaTTAAATGTCGTGCATGCGTAAATTTCTGtgataaaaaatgtaatttcgtgGTTAATGTACAAGCTGTGAAATATAAGGTAAATTCTAAATGAAAATATGTTAGGAATACCATTTAAATAATAGTTTTTCTAAAgaaaggaaaataaaatttatgcaTATACTGAAGGTAATCGAAATTTACATAAATTTTGTTACAATATTGAAAGGTACTTGCCCTGGGGATATTCGATTAAAGTAAGAGACAAAGGAATCCATTCTGTCTTTTGCATAGTATCCTCGAAACGTCTATTAACTTCGCGAAATGACTCGTCCTCTAATGATGCCATATTACCGAAATTTTTGAAGTGACCATAACTCGAACTCGAACAACTCACCGCGCAGCAACAATCATGGAATCCACaaacacagagtacatagtacAGCGTTCCAAGATAACAGAGTATCTAATGCCCACAactgacgtcacaagataattctAAATAGTAAATAGACAGCGATATAAAAACGAGGTACAtataagaaattttatatatatagaatttagtattgttttaaaatatcattaaattaatatgaaaatttatatatctaatattatttgagggagtaTGTATTCACGtatatttatgcattatttcgtaaacattttaaaattatttcataaagaATTGTAAGAAACGACAAAACCGTGATATAATTTGGTCAGATTTTATTTACATGTTTCCTATATACCACTATATTGCACTATATACataacaaaaaatcgtctgcattctgcatccaaatttgaataagtgtccggtgacttatggacggAAGTCAACGGAAGTGACGGAAGTGTAGCCATTAAcagagaggatatgagagtgGAGAGCGCTCACGCCCGGAGTCTTTTCTGCCGCCAGTTTTACCTGGTTTTACCTTACCCTATTCGAATTATTCAGAAATTTCaagtgtatatgtattttattttgatataatTTTGACTAGCATAAACTAATGAATCCCTGTAATCTATTTGCGATAAAttgaaatttcttttatttgttCGAGCACAATTCATTTTTCGGCTACATAGTGATATAAAAGTTGCGAACCACTTGCGAACAATTTTCTTCAGTGTCTCTCTGTATAAAGATGCGTGCGTTTTCACATTTCACGGTACGCAAGAAGCGGGAGAGATAGTAAATCGGATACATTGATACATAGTATAGTTGCATGTTCGTTTACTTACTCGGTGTTTGCTTCCTGTATGTAGTATGAATTTCGGACATGAATTTCTGTATTCGTGCGATATTTcgtgtattctttaaaatgtattgaGAAAGTTGCAATCTATCCAACGTTTGACAACGATCCTGTTTATCTGCGTCTCTTGCATAGACACTTTTGCGACTATAATGAGTTAATGTTTTAGGTAACGTACGAATCTTTCTACACTGTATTACGCTGTGAATGTTGTTggtattaattttgcataacatTCTCAAGATTAGATATAATTGTACGTGTGTTTGTTCGTTCGGCTGCGCATTTACTGCGTTTATAGCGTGTAGAAGTACGATGAATGCAATAGAATAAATGCTTCAGTAAGATTCACTTAATTTTAAACTTCTCAAATCCATTCACAAAAGAAACAGACTTTTATGTAATTCTAAGTttcaaaaaacaataaaaacatctGTATTCGCagaaaaatctgcagtccacTTATCAGATTATTGTACTGAGTTTATCATTTGATAACATTTCTTAGACTCTAGTGCTATTCTTTCATTTCGTTTGTAcgttttagaaattgtattatATTCGTGTTTGTTCTATTATTTGCAGGTTATACGCTTGGGATGCTAAATGATACCTCATAAAACACATGGCAGACCAAGACGCTACAGATTATCATGCACTCTGTGCAAACGATAAAGACGAAATTGAAGGTCTTAACGAGAGATTGTTACAGTTATTATCCGCACAAAAAGTTTCGTCGCAAAATGTTGGAAACGACACGTTGCATACGCTGAGCGACACCAGTACCAATAACGGTAGCTTTAGATATGAAACGAAGGCGTCTACTTGGCCGTTCAGCCAACGCAAACACGATTGTTCCCTTTTACATCATGAGAGTCCGATTAATTTGCCAACTTTACCAGCATATCTACCACCTATCGGAGTATTTTGGGACATAGAAAATTGTCATGTTCGTATCGCATTGTCGACAAATGATTGATCGATCAGCTAAAGTATTGGTGTACATTTCAGGTTCCTAAAGGACGATCTGCTATAGCAGCGACACAAGTAATTAGAGATAAATTTTTTAGCGGTTACAAAGAAGCAGAATTTATTGTTGTTTGTGATGTTCGGAAGGAGACTAGTCAGGTTGTGAAAGAATTAAACGATGCTCAGGTAAACTAATCAAACGTATTTGTAAAGAATTGGTATTATCTGTTCTACAGAAATTTTCGCATTAGGTTAATTTAATACACGTTTCTGGAAGCTGTAAGAACGCTGCAGACGAAAAGCTAAAACAATCCATAAGGAGGTTCGCGGACATACACGGAAGTCCAGCAGCTGTGATTTTGATATCTAGCGATATTGATTTCGCCGCTGATCTCAGTGATTTACGTTACAGAAAGAAGATCCATGTGATACTTATACATATGAAGGATACTTCCGATGCGTTAATACTCTGTGCCAACGAGCATTATGAATTTTCAGAACTTATGGAATCACTGCCGTCCAATACTCTAGAGGTAAAAGGTTCAATAATATACACTGGGTCCTACCAGTCAGTAATAAGGgcctataaattttttttattatacaataaactGCTTTTCATAAGTTTTATGCTTTCtgattttttttggaaattttgaacATTGTGCTTGTCTCTCTGTCGATTTGTTTGTCTTCATTAACATTTCTGTTGCTACTAACACTTGTGTCTTTGCATGACAAACGAAAGTATTAGTTCTCCCGAGATTTTCAACTTTTTAGTATTTTGTAAAATTCGTGTTCCTTACAGGTTACTGCATTTTATTATCTTCTAGTTTATAATCTTCCTAAAGATCAAGATGTTTCGTCCATTAAACGTCGCCTTAAACAATTATCAGAAAACTGTGGTGGACGTGTAATAAAAGTCCAATCGAGTAATGCAGTTGTACGTTTCACTTCGCGAATCTTAGCAAAaaggtatatattttttatgcgTTAAACAATGTTGAACGTAGCTTTATACGATATACGTGCAGTACCATTCTGTAAGTTTCTTACCGTTTCTTTCATTGTATCGCAACGCGATAATAACATTGGTAGTACGGGTTGGGTTTAAAGAGGCCGCCCTTTGTAGAACCAATCACCTATTAGTAATTACCGATATTCCATTGGACTGTCGAGTATTAAGAAAACACCTACTTCCCGAGTAGTAGGGACAAACACATAAATAAGATAGATTTCAAACTGTGAACAGCAATGTAACGAACATAGTGGTACTGTAGAAAGATTATAATTTAGATTTGTACAACGTATTTGTTTCATTTATGTACATTGTGCTGTTACCATTGAAACTTATTATCCGATATACCGTTATTATTTATCGTtttattttatgtgttacaaCGTTGACTCGATCcaatgattttatttatatacaaggTAAGTCGTTAGCGTATATGTACATAAATTAAAAGAACaaaattatgtattttcaaGTGACTAAGAGAATCCATTCAAATGTTAAAACATCTATTATATCAAATATATAATATGTCTATTATATCAAATCTCTATTATATGATAAATATAACATGTTCTGCGTCCTCCAAAGGTcatttatagacaaatttgatTATCTTTCTGTAGTGGAACCTTGTAATTACAGTTACTCAGCATTGCTCAATAACAACGTGGCTTTTTTTGTTAGGGCTCTGAAacatatgaataggaaaattgtCCTTGGTTCGGAAATTTCGGTAAAATTGCTGAATAAAAGCGAgacttattttcaaaaatttcaaggTAATTTATTCCGGTATTATATTTATAGGTTGATATATATGATACACGTTAATAACATAATGATTTATGATCACAGGAAACTTTACAAACAGAAATCGTGCAGTGAGTGAATCAGAAATTGCAATTAGTTCGTCAAAACAAATGTATAGTGCAAGTACTTCGGTTTCGGGTGGAAGAACCCTTCAAATTCCACATTATCAGTCGGCGTCACCAGTTCTTGGAACATATGCTTCAGCCTGGAATGCTCATTGCGCTCCTGTCTCTGCTCCGCCAGGGTAATTCTATGCACCGCATCCAACGCTTTACTTGCCTTATCCATTTTATTTGTAAGCCAACCAATTATTTCGAGTGGCATATATTACCAGCtaacttctttcttttttttttgagatCATTGAACGAAAGAGAATTCATTAAACTTCTTTTTGATATAGCACGGACATTAAAAGAAACTAGTAACAAGTTTCCGGTagttaataatatatgtatttatagtaataagtagactgcggagctttatgcatttatggcttctgaaaagtttcaaaaaatgccagaatatatccttcgacagaatttagtcaaattttgatgtattccagatttaaaaattgcaaattgcataagcttccgtagtctagtaataagtaaTCTTTCACAAATGATGAAATCCGAGATCAGAGCCTTCGAGTCGCAAGTAGACGATTACTATTGTCCTTGCTGATTCGGGCAGTGAAGGTTTGAACTTTGATCTTATCTGATTTGTCGTTGCAAAAGATTACGATACAATTCatagaaatatttctttttcatcTGTTATATTTCCCCTTTACAGGATGATTCAACAACCGTCAATTTTCGTTGGAAGACCATACTCCAGTAATAATAATGTATCTTTTAATAGAGCCTATAATGAGCTTGCAAGGGTCCAATCTCCATTATTTTGGCAAATCTCTGGTTCATCACAGTTTGGTCATATGTGGGAGGAGCAGTACAAAgtatgtagaaaatgtttatattactTTCACGGGTGTAAACGTTTACAATGTTTGTggtaattgatttttacgaataTTTTGAAGGTGGAGAAAAAATTACTTAGTAGAAGAATTCATATCCCGCAGGCTCGGGATAATACAGCCACGAGTAATGTATCCTCTCGAACTCCAGAGGGTTTGAGGCGTATACGAGGAACACATAATTCTTTTGTTCAACCTCCAGAGTGGACTGGGTCACGGCAGCAACATCCTCAGTTAAATGTTTCAGCGAATTTCAATGGAAACGGACACTCTCAGTTGAATTCGTTCAAACGTCGCAGTCCGTCTCCTATGTGCGATCTGCAACCGCGAGAACGAAATCAGTGGAATGGACAGGTACGAAAtatatcatgtatgaaatcAATTTCCATACAcctatgtattttcattgttcgtCTCTTTATTTTCGAAGAATCAACAACCTACCCCTGCGTCTAACGCTAGGACACCGTCACCGTACGAAAATTCCATACAGCCAACCAGTCATCAGAACAATCGTACGTCTCCTTATCAACTGAGCGATGCAGAGAACGAAGAAGTAGAGGTGctttattgtttttatttattttaatcgtAATTCCTTGCGTCCTCTAGACAATTATTACATATAAGATCTTTCTGTTATTTCAGAAATTCTTCAATCCAATAAATAACCACAATGGAAGTTCAATGAACAACGAAACTTGCACGCCTATCGAATTGCAAGTAACAAATCTAGACCAAAGTATTAATCCAAAAAAGATGAGGCACATGCTTGCCTCGATCTTCCTGGAACACGTAATGGtattgaaatttaatattttgattGGGATAACAAATGAGCAACCTAAATACTCACTGTACTCGTACTTTTTCAGGTATTAAACGTCTCAATTTTTACACAGTCCGATGGTAATTTTGCTGCCAGCGTCAAAGTACCTTCTCTGTCGGACGCTCAATATGCGATTTCCCAATTACATCGACGCAAAGTTGGCTATAAACGTATTCTAATAGCGTACGCCCATAGCGGTAGAGCAAGTCCCCAGGTTGTACGCGCGCAGATCGTGATGTTGTTGCAAGAAGTACCAGGGCACAAGCTTCCGCTTTTTAAATTCCGTGAAATGTACGAAAGTCGCTTCATGATTTCCATCAGCGTTTCGGAGCTGTACAAGATGAAGGATGTTTGTATCGTCACCGAGAATCCTGGTGGTAGGATGGTATCTCTAAATCCAGATCACAGGAATACCCCATCGCCTTGTCTCAATACAACGGCTCAGGTGTGTGTCGTTGAAATCTTTAGCATTATCGAGCGTTTCAaattatcagatgattgcataagttcgtgcccaatttgaaaataaaatgcaatggttaaattttaaagaatacagctttattaatcaattatatagtcaccattcttttctacaattagaaaagacacttgtgcaatcatctgatataatCAACAAATCAAGAATGATGCAAAAGAAGCCGAGTTCGAGCTTTTCCAGTAACAGTAGAGCTACAACGTTGTTCCTTTTACCGTCGAAGAGCCGTGACGACAGCTCCAAGCGATTAATAGTttctgaaataataaatatagctTGCTTGTATCGAATCCATCGTGTACACAAGATCAAAGGGAAATGTCTCGTTTTTAGGAGGAACAAGTGGAACTACCATACTGTACCATTCATATGATGAAACCATGGTCTGACAAAGGATGGGCTGAACAGAAAGTAGCGTCGCTTCCTaatgtaaaaatttctttaaaagtTCTTGATGCGCGTATACATCAATTACTAAGCACACACAACGGAAGTTTACCACTGCCTAGGTATATCATTTACGATATTATTAACTTCTAATTACTCGCATACAGCatttacaatctcaaaactttaaatttagtgtttcaagcataaacgaAGATGTCGATCGCACTAGCAAATATCTGTTTTGCATTTTGAAGTAGTTATTTCattgaatgaaaatttatttatgttgtaaTTGAGTAATTGACGCATTCAGTATCGTATATATTTCAATCAATCTACCCGCGATTAATCGTTTCAGCTTGCCAAATTGTTATGAGGCTGAGTTCAAAGAAAAACTACAGGTAGTTGATAGCGGTGTACCTTTGGAGCATTTGGTATCCTGTTTGTCTTGCGTAGAATTGAAGCAAGGTATGGGCAGCGTTAAATATCTTATTTGGACAGGGGATCAAACCCACGATCATAATCACGAAGGTAAGATCATTCAATCGGAATCTACATACGTACAATATCGTTTTCTTGTTTTCTAACGATAAACCCACGTATCGCATTCTTCTCCAGAAAACAAGTGTGTAAGTCCGCCACTTGCGAATCAACTAGCACTCTTCAGTCGCGAGTTGGTCGATCTTTTGAAAACTGCTCCTCACTGTCAATTGCCGTTTAATCGATTTATACCAGCATATCACCATCACTTTGGACGACAATGCAGGGTCGCCGATTACGGATTCACTAAACTTATCGATCTATTGGAAGCGCTAACACATACTGTGCAGGTAAATTGAGAAAAAGATTATTCGGTTTTCTTCATCGTCCGTAGTTTGCAAGAGAttgaatttaaccctttgcactcctttgtcgagtgtgactctacatcggagaaaggaaaatgtaaatgaaacgtgtGTATACGTATTTGGTTcttatattatttattcaagtcgtattttttagttaaaaacaaatacaagctccaatataaattacaacaaagcttGAGAACTATATTTaacataattagtaaacaaaattgtttaaaacaagTAGCAGTCaacgaactgtcctttgaagaaaatttcaaataaaacacttaaaatagtagagaGTTGTCggcaaacaaaattgaaaaacaattcggagtgcaaagaatTAAGAAGAAGAAATATGAATTATATCACTCGTCGTTTCAGGTGATGGGCGAAGGAAACAATCGAGTGGTAACATTGTCTCACCGAGCTCAAGTGCGTCGTTTTACATCGGACTTGTTAAGAGTTCTAAAATCCAAAGCCAGCAAGCAAGTGGCGCTATCAGAGTTCCCAAGTGTTTATGTCAGAGTAATAGGTAGCTAAACGTTTCCTTTTAATGAGTTCAAACAATTACATTgtaagattgtattgtattgagATCAGATAAGTAATCGGAGTACTATGCACAGCCAAGCCATGGGACATCGTGGATTACGGCGTTTGCGAGATTGAAGACATCCTTGGCGAAGTGTCCGAAAACACCGTTGTCGTCACAACTATCAGCGACGGAGACAAATTGATAGCAATACCGAAACGGGAACAAACTGCGGAAGAGATCGAGAGAACGAAACAATTCTCTGTAGAGGTAAAATATAGTAACCAGATCTTGTGGAGATAATTATTAGGTtgcagggaaagttctgtcgtatgttaaagaaaatatttgaatcaatttataaaaatagatgtttaatatttgtattaatgtttattattcaatgatggaatttctattatttgccatctttcagataagCTGTACATTCTTGTTTCCCAATCACTtgctagcaacatgtgtttttcatttgcaaagcaaaattacctgcttatttaaaatacgacaggaaaccatgcaacatttgttggaaacattttttcgtacaacaacTAACTTACgaattatttgagatcgtcacgttacgaaaCTCACGCTGTACATTAATGAAACTACATTGATCCCTTCGCGCACAGGTTGTGGAATTGCTACGACACGCGCCTCAATGTAGAATGCAGTTTAATAAATTCGTGCCTTCGTATCATCATCATTTTGGTCATCAATGTCGTGTATCCGATTATGGTTTCACCAAATTGATCGAGCTGTTCGAGGCCATACCGGACGTGGTCAAGATCGAGGATAACAATTCAGGAGAACGACAGATCTCCCTAACAGAAAAGGAAGGTGTCCGCGTACTTTCCGAACAGATATCAAAATTAATCGGGCGGTCGAAAGGTAGTCTCAGCATCTCCAGCATACCACAGAGTTTTCTGCGACAGTTTGGTTACGCGCTGAAACCAGAACTGTTCGATTGTGCGTCTATCCTGCAACTTATGCAGAAGCTTGGAGATACAGTAAAGGTATTCTCAACTTCAAGATCAACATCGAAAGCTCGTATTCGCTTTCAGCTTACGTTAAACGACGCTTCAACTTTCAGATACTTTATTTGGCAACTGGCCCAGTAGTTGCGATGATCGATCAGTCTCATTTGCAACAATTAACTTTACAATGCCGTCGAGTATTGATGGACAAACCTGATCACAAAACGACGCTTAAACAGTTCCAACAATTGTACAGCCAGTATTATTCGAAGCAATGCAACATGGACGAAGTGAAACAAAATCAGTCGAACGTTGTTAAGGTAAGTCTCGAAACGAATGGTGCTACAAAGATTTTTGCGGATGATTTCTTTACATAAGCGGAACGACGATTTTTTTAGTTTACAACGGTAGACAACGAGGAGTACATAGAGCTCACTCCGTTGCACAGCTTCGCTTGCAACTTATACCGCGTGATGATGAATTTCGGTGGATCATTGAGACTCCCACAATTTGAGACTGCATACTTGTCAACTATAGGTACTGTCTGCAAACCTGCGAAATACGGATTTTCAACAGTGTTCGCGCTTTTGCAAGCCTTGCCCTGTACAGTCACGATACAGTTGACGCAACGTAAAAAGACAATTATACACCTAAATAAGAAACTTGCTGGTACGTAACCGATTTGTGGAATTATGGAATTGTTCACATTTCAATGATGGATATCCTCTTCTTCCGAAACAGCCGTTGGTATACCATTGCCACCCGCTTCCACGTCGGCATCGTCGCACCGCGATACGGATTCCAGCAACGAATCATTCGAAAGCGATTCCTCCTACCGCGTCAATGTTTCAATTAATCCGTTGTCGTGTTCATCAAAATGGACAGAACAAGCCACCGAAAACCAGATTTCCTGGAAACAATCCAACGAAACCACTCTCTGGTCCAAGGAATCTGATGCGTACTGGAAGACGTCGACGTCGAAAGATCAATTAATTAATTGGTCGTTGCAGGAGAGCGGAAGCGAGAGCTTCCTCAAGAGCTTGATGCGCACTCCGGTCATACCACCTGCTtttccaccaccaccaccgaaaCCAGATTCTCCATCCGAGGTATTTTTCAAGTATTTTGTCATTCTTCTGTTCGTACGGcggtatttttcaaattatttcattGGTAAATCTAACTCTAGGAGAACAAAGATCAGTGGGAATCTTCAGTTTGGACGACTCCCACCAAGTTTATGTATCCGCATGATGAGCATACCAATGTACAGGTAAGCG
This genomic stretch from Lasioglossum baleicum chromosome 13, iyLasBale1, whole genome shotgun sequence harbors:
- the LOC143215393 gene encoding dolichyldiphosphatase 1, with the translated sequence MASLEDESFREVNRRFEDTMQKTEWIPLSLTLIEYPQGDLFGKFLALISLAPFAIIAGFITLILFRRDLQTITFFSGIIINDFINFVLKHTIREARPMRRDSVFVEYGMPSMHAQFMWFFAAYTILFICVRLHHNNNSSVSERFWRIATIAACIIVSLLVTYSRVYLLYHSISQVLYGTLIGIILGVIWFLIMHVVFIPIFPYIVSWRISEYLLIRDTTLIPNILWFEYTNIRTEARARARKLVSMKSQ
- the Marf1 gene encoding meiosis regulator and mRNA stability factor 1-like protein, with amino-acid sequence MADQDATDYHALCANDKDEIEGLNERLLQLLSAQKVSSQNVGNDTLHTLSDTSTNNGSFRYETKASTWPFSQRKHDCSLLHHESPINLPTLPAYLPPIGVFWDIENCHVPKGRSAIAATQVIRDKFFSGYKEAEFIVVCDVRKETSQVVKELNDAQVNLIHVSGSCKNAADEKLKQSIRRFADIHGSPAAVILISSDIDFAADLSDLRYRKKIHVILIHMKDTSDALILCANEHYEFSELMESLPSNTLEVTAFYYLLVYNLPKDQDVSSIKRRLKQLSENCGGRVIKVQSSNAVVRFTSRILAKRALKHMNRKIVLGSEISVKLLNKSETYFQKFQGNFTNRNRAVSESEIAISSSKQMYSASTSVSGGRTLQIPHYQSASPVLGTYASAWNAHCAPVSAPPGMIQQPSIFVGRPYSSNNNVSFNRAYNELARVQSPLFWQISGSSQFGHMWEEQYKVEKKLLSRRIHIPQARDNTATSNVSSRTPEGLRRIRGTHNSFVQPPEWTGSRQQHPQLNVSANFNGNGHSQLNSFKRRSPSPMCDLQPRERNQWNGQNQQPTPASNARTPSPYENSIQPTSHQNNRTSPYQLSDAENEEVEKFFNPINNHNGSSMNNETCTPIELQVTNLDQSINPKKMRHMLASIFLEHVMVLNVSIFTQSDGNFAASVKVPSLSDAQYAISQLHRRKVGYKRILIAYAHSGRASPQVVRAQIVMLLQEVPGHKLPLFKFREMYESRFMISISVSELYKMKDVCIVTENPGGRMVSLNPDHRNTPSPCLNTTAQEEQVELPYCTIHMMKPWSDKGWAEQKVASLPNVKISLKVLDARIHQLLSTHNGSLPLPSLPNCYEAEFKEKLQVVDSGVPLEHLVSCLSCVELKQGMGSVKYLIWTGDQTHDHNHEENKCVSPPLANQLALFSRELVDLLKTAPHCQLPFNRFIPAYHHHFGRQCRVADYGFTKLIDLLEALTHTVQVMGEGNNRVVTLSHRAQVRRFTSDLLRVLKSKASKQVALSEFPSVYVRVIAKPWDIVDYGVCEIEDILGEVSENTVVVTTISDGDKLIAIPKREQTAEEIERTKQFSVEVVELLRHAPQCRMQFNKFVPSYHHHFGHQCRVSDYGFTKLIELFEAIPDVVKIEDNNSGERQISLTEKEGVRVLSEQISKLIGRSKGSLSISSIPQSFLRQFGYALKPELFDCASILQLMQKLGDTVKILYLATGPVVAMIDQSHLQQLTLQCRRVLMDKPDHKTTLKQFQQLYSQYYSKQCNMDEVKQNQSNVVKFTTVDNEEYIELTPLHSFACNLYRVMMNFGGSLRLPQFETAYLSTIGTVCKPAKYGFSTVFALLQALPCTVTIQLTQRKKTIIHLNKKLAAVGIPLPPASTSASSHRDTDSSNESFESDSSYRVNVSINPLSCSSKWTEQATENQISWKQSNETTLWSKESDAYWKTSTSKDQLINWSLQESGSESFLKSLMRTPVIPPAFPPPPPKPDSPSEENKDQWESSVWTTPTKFMYPHDEHTNVQVPPLTLPLSWSQILSGDSVSNLLSPTKNLLPAAANPLNPRTSPYFSSKRNLVVAPHPSELPLPSLSLTPKKSGFTENITSTQFVADKREKRASKSTDEIDSKNTDNDSSIAAVADTEHEKQNTPTKQLFTGKRRLAAQFNQPIES